From Vagococcus jeotgali, one genomic window encodes:
- a CDS encoding helix-turn-helix domain-containing protein — MIEKENKELVDDIGKSLRTIRKTRRLTMGQLAELSDVSAITISNIENGRSNPTIHVLWKLSKALDVTLTKLIGFSNNISEASGQSMTRPISNLDTGWQVQPVFQDDNMEVYRVCLKKESINREAEQSKETMEILTVMKGHVTLEVGSRQYEVGEYETIHFDSGLPHTYINSSSEDVLMNIVIKYKNI; from the coding sequence ATGATAGAAAAAGAAAATAAAGAATTGGTAGATGATATTGGGAAGTCATTACGTACAATTAGAAAAACACGTCGTTTAACGATGGGTCAATTAGCAGAATTATCAGATGTTAGTGCCATCACAATTAGTAACATAGAAAATGGTCGTTCTAACCCAACCATTCATGTTTTATGGAAATTATCAAAAGCACTAGATGTCACATTAACAAAATTGATTGGTTTTTCAAATAATATATCAGAAGCATCTGGTCAATCAATGACAAGACCGATAAGTAATCTGGATACAGGTTGGCAAGTACAGCCAGTTTTTCAAGATGATAATATGGAAGTTTACCGTGTTTGTTTAAAAAAAGAATCCATTAACCGAGAGGCTGAACAATCTAAGGAGACGATGGAAATTTTGACTGTTATGAAGGGTCATGTTACTTTAGAAGTAGGATCAAGGCAATATGAAGTTGGGGAATATGAAACGATTCACTTTGATTCAGGTCTTCCTCACACTTACATTAATAGCTCATCAGAAGATGTTTTGATGAATATTGTTATTAAATATAAAAACATATAA
- a CDS encoding RluA family pseudouridine synthase produces the protein MTRKVGIQMSKERNKKSHKKHSNKSVQKSSSQLEHKLQKAEKYSVLESTTLLPFLLENIKGKGRNAIKAILSRGQVMVDGVVETKHNYMLTPNQVVSIQSNQAAIQEDGLMGIEILFEDDDLIVINKDAGILSVATDNGIEPTAHRQLMHYVKEENPKNRIYVVHRLDRDTSGVMIFAKNEKTKRALQDNWKELVDERVYTAVVEGDLKKDHGTIKSWLKETKSFKVYSNETDNGGKIAITHYKKRRSNGQYSMLEVRLDTGRKNQIRVHMEDIGHPIVGDKKYSAKTNPLKRLGLHATTITFTHPTTKEKLTFKTTVPRSFINTTKQKNK, from the coding sequence ATGACAAGAAAAGTTGGGATACAAATGAGTAAGGAAAGAAATAAAAAAAGTCACAAGAAACACTCAAATAAGTCAGTACAAAAATCGTCAAGTCAGCTTGAACATAAATTACAAAAAGCAGAGAAATATAGTGTGTTAGAAAGTACTACCTTATTACCTTTTTTATTAGAAAATATTAAAGGCAAAGGACGAAATGCTATTAAAGCGATTTTATCAAGAGGTCAAGTTATGGTAGATGGGGTTGTTGAAACGAAACATAATTATATGTTAACGCCTAATCAAGTAGTGAGTATCCAAAGTAATCAAGCAGCCATTCAAGAAGATGGCTTAATGGGCATTGAAATTTTATTTGAAGATGATGATTTAATTGTTATTAATAAAGATGCTGGTATTTTATCTGTTGCCACTGATAATGGTATAGAGCCAACTGCTCATAGACAATTAATGCATTATGTGAAAGAAGAGAATCCTAAAAATAGGATTTACGTCGTTCATAGATTAGATAGAGACACATCAGGTGTGATGATTTTTGCAAAAAATGAAAAAACGAAACGTGCTTTACAAGATAATTGGAAAGAATTAGTAGATGAGCGTGTTTACACGGCTGTCGTTGAAGGGGACTTGAAAAAAGATCATGGGACAATTAAATCATGGTTGAAAGAAACAAAATCCTTTAAAGTTTATTCTAATGAAACAGATAATGGCGGGAAAATAGCGATTACTCACTATAAAAAAAGACGTTCAAATGGTCAGTATAGTATGTTAGAAGTTAGGCTTGATACAGGGCGTAAAAATCAAATACGAGTGCATATGGAAGATATCGGTCATCCGATTGTTGGTGATAAAAAATATAGTGCCAAAACAAATCCTTTAAAACGACTAGGATTACATGCAACAACAATTACTTTCACCCATCCAACAACTAAGGAAAAATTAACCTTTAAAACAACTGTTCCCCGTAGTTTTATAAATACAACAAAACAAAAAAATAAGTGA
- a CDS encoding DsbA family oxidoreductase gives MMKIEVWSDFLCPFCFIGKRKLELAIEELPFLEEVELNFKSFELDPNAPMYAGVSIDEAIAKKYGVSVEQAKANNKNIVQAAKEVGLNFDFENMKPTNSLDAHRLTKLAKSKGLEDKMVNLLYRAYFEDGALISDHDVLMDLGLAVGLNQEDMMRVLNNQSEYLQEVRADENEASQHGITSVPYFVFNDKYAVKGAQPIELFKKALTDFYAEQQHIKVEEIPGMMCDDTGCEIPKK, from the coding sequence ATGATGAAGATAGAGGTTTGGTCAGATTTTTTATGTCCATTTTGTTTTATAGGTAAAAGAAAATTAGAATTAGCCATTGAGGAATTACCATTTTTAGAGGAAGTTGAGCTAAATTTTAAAAGTTTTGAGCTAGACCCTAATGCACCAATGTATGCTGGTGTATCAATTGATGAGGCGATTGCTAAAAAATACGGCGTATCAGTTGAACAAGCTAAAGCTAATAATAAAAATATTGTTCAAGCTGCTAAAGAAGTTGGTTTAAACTTTGATTTTGAGAACATGAAACCAACTAATAGTTTAGATGCTCACCGTCTAACTAAGTTAGCTAAGTCAAAAGGATTAGAAGATAAAATGGTTAACTTGCTTTATAGAGCTTATTTTGAAGACGGGGCTTTGATTAGTGATCATGATGTATTAATGGATTTAGGATTAGCTGTAGGGTTAAATCAAGAAGATATGATGAGAGTATTAAATAATCAGTCAGAGTACCTACAAGAAGTTCGTGCTGATGAGAATGAAGCTAGCCAACATGGTATTACAAGTGTCCCTTATTTTGTTTTTAATGACAAATATGCCGTTAAAGGTGCTCAGCCTATAGAGTTATTTAAAAAAGCTCTAACTGATTTTTATGCGGAACAACAACATATTAAAGTTGAGGAAATACCAGGTATGATGTGTGATGATACAGGCTGTGAGATTCCTAAAAAATAG
- a CDS encoding MurR/RpiR family transcriptional regulator, with product MDVLLASLSKKRHTLSNLETQVLDFMMEYPELIVDLKVNELSDKLFVSTATITRTAQKLGFNGYQELKYQFSRYLEGSFRQYYTQESKENLLKSELIKSIEDSLVEDNYMKLDQVAELINEASNIEIFAIGGSFSLGLELSKKLLHIGHLSSAKPDWDDLLVTSQQMLITDLAIFISQSGETVRLLDYARILKEKGVRVVSFIANTRSPLESFSDLSIIAKTVPIYSNQADLSSRIGLASLMDVLVIQLIDSVGE from the coding sequence ATGGATGTATTGTTAGCTTCACTTAGTAAAAAAAGACATACACTGAGTAATTTAGAAACACAAGTTTTAGATTTTATGATGGAGTACCCTGAGTTGATTGTTGATCTCAAAGTAAATGAGTTATCAGATAAATTATTTGTCTCAACAGCAACCATTACACGAACAGCTCAAAAGCTTGGATTCAATGGATACCAAGAATTAAAATATCAATTCAGTCGGTACTTGGAAGGGTCATTTAGACAGTATTATACTCAGGAATCCAAAGAAAATCTTTTAAAATCAGAATTAATAAAAAGTATTGAAGATAGCCTGGTAGAAGATAATTATATGAAACTAGATCAGGTTGCTGAGTTGATTAACGAAGCTAGTAATATTGAAATTTTTGCTATAGGTGGTAGTTTTTCGTTAGGACTAGAGTTGTCAAAAAAATTATTACATATAGGACATCTGAGTTCAGCTAAACCTGATTGGGATGACCTTTTAGTGACATCTCAACAAATGTTAATAACTGATTTAGCTATCTTTATAAGTCAGAGCGGTGAGACAGTGAGACTTTTAGACTATGCCAGGATTTTGAAGGAAAAAGGAGTACGGGTTGTCTCATTTATTGCTAATACGAGATCACCATTAGAATCATTTTCTGACCTGTCTATTATCGCTAAAACAGTGCCAATATACTCAAATCAAGCAGATTTAAGCTCTCGTATTGGGCTAGCTTCTTTGATGGATGTACTAGTTATTCAATTGATTGATAGTGTAGGTGAATAG